GCGCCAGCTGTGCAAGAAGGTTTGATACAAAAGAAGCTGCTGAAAAAGCAATGTTAAAAGCTGATGGTAAGAAGTTTTCATTTAAAGAACAGTTAAAAGTTGTTACAACTAATAAGGCTTTGTTATTATTAATTATTGCTTTTTCAACAAATAATTTAGCAGATTCATCTATTAAGGCAGTACAATCATATTTTGCAAAGTATGTTTTAGGAGATATGAGCTTTATAGCTAAAGTCGGTAATACTGGAATGATGCTCTCTATAGTGGCAATGATTCTAGTTCCGTTAATTGCCAAAAAATTCGCAAAAAAGGACATATTTATTTTCGGAACAGTTATTCATATTACTTATCCGATTGCTCTTCTTATTCTTAATCCAGCTACAAACTTAGGATTGATTACTATTTTAGCAATTTTAAGTAGTGTTGGTGGAATGATTTGTAACATAGCAGCATTTATGATGCTTCCTGACTGCGTAGATTTTGGTAAGAAATTGACAGGCTTAAAGAGTGCTGGCATGGTAACATCTGGCTTTACATTTTCACTAAAAGCCAGTGCAGCAATTGGTGGTACTTTAGCAAGTTATGCATTAAGCATTGCAGGTTTTAAGGCTAATGTAGTTCAGAATAGTGCAGTTCTAACTGCAATTGTACTATGTATAGCGATACCAGCAATTGGTTCTGACATTGCATCTTATTTTGCAATGAAAAAATATCCAATTGATGAAAGAACAGCAGATTTTTTAGAATAAGTAGAATAGGAGAAATATATGAAATATGAATGGAGAGAATCAAATAAGCAACCTTACTTATATGTTGAAGCGACTAATCAGTTTGAGTTAGGTGTTGGTCTTGGACAAAATTTGACTAAACAAATTACAGCAACTCAAATGGTTTTTGAAAAAATGATATCTAATACTAAAGGCACTCCAGCTGAGAAGTATTTGAATAGAGAGATTTTAAGTAATATGGTAGGTGCTTATATGCAGTATGTTCCTGAACATGATCTTGAGGAAATTAAAGGTATGCATAAAGGTTATGTAGAAGCTACTGGTGAATCACTTACATTGGATGATTTTAAATTCCAATCGGTAATGATTAATGTAATTTATCAGTTTATGTCCAAAATGCCACCTGAAATGAGTTTGCAAGGTTGTACAAATTTTGGTGTTGTTAACCCCGATGGAACTATTGTACATGGTCAAAACTATGATGCAGATGGAAGAATGAAGGCTGGTAATGCATTTGTTCATCATAAATTGAAGGGCGAACCCGAAGCTTTTCTGTATAGAACTGGGGCAGATTTAGGTACAGCCACTGGTAAAAATGAAGCCGGTGTTTGTATGACTGTTAGTGTACTTCAATCAAATCAAGTTGCACCAATCATGAAGCCAAGAGGGGTGTTAGTAAGAGAAGCAATGCGACAAAACACTGCAAGGGCAGCCGTAGATGCCATGATTGACGATAAGGGACAAAGTCCGTTTTCCTATAATTTAGTGATTAGTGACAATACTTCAATCATAGCTACCCAAGCTATTCCAACTGAGCAAAGAATGACATATGTTAAAAATCAAATTGTTCAATCAAATCAATATGATTATTATGATTGGATTAAGTATTTAAAAAAACCAAGTTACTCGAAGAAAAGACACTTATACTCAGAAAATTTATTAAACTCAATATTCTCTAGGTATGGAAAAGTAACGAATGAGGATTTACTAGAAATATTAAGAGATAAACCCATAATATGCCGTCAGGCTATTGATGACGGTATTGGTACAACGATACTGTTCTTAACTAGAGAGTCTTTTGGACATGGGAATGCAAGTGATTCTACAATAGGAAAATTACCATTTTAGGAGTTAGATATGTTTAAACATTTAAATGATAATAAGATAAAATATGCAAAAATGAGCGATGAAATTTGGGACAATCCGGAGTTAAAATTTAATGAACACGTTTCTAGCCAAGTATTAATAAAGGAACTTGAACGAGAAGGCTTTAGTATTGTTAAAGGTGTTGGAAAGATGGAGACTGCCTTTGTTGCTTCATATGGCTCAGGCCATCCTTATATAGGATATTTAGGTGAGTACGATGCTTTAGATGGACTGTCACAAGTAGAAAATAGTACTGAAGAAAAAAAACGAGAGCATTTTAGAACTGGCCACGGTTGTGGTCATCATTTACTTGGAGTAGGTTCCTTAGCTGCAGCTGTAGCATTAAAGGAATACATGAAAGAACATAATATAGTTGGAACAGTAAAATACTATGGTTGCCCTGGTGAAGAGGGGGGATCTGGTAAAGCGTTCATGGCTAGAGAAGGTGTTTTTGATAATTTAGATGTTGCAATAACATGGCATCCAGGATCAGTAAACAGCATGTTTTCAGTAGGCACACTTTCAAATATACAATGCTATTTTAGGTTTAAAGGAAAGAGTTCACATGCTGCGGTATCTCCTCATTTAGGTCGTAGTGCTTTAGATAGTGTAGAATTAATGAATGTAGGAGTAAACTATCTGCGTGAACATATTATTCCAGATGCCCGAGTACACTATGCTGTAACAAATAGTGGTGGTAGTTCACCGAATGTAGTGCAAGCTGAGGCAGAAGTTTTATATTTGATTAGAGCACCTAAAATTTCACAAGCATTAGATATTTTAGAAAGAGTTAAGAACATAGCTAAGGGAGCCGCTTTAATGAGTGAAACGGATGTGGAGGTTGTATTTGATAAAGCATGTTCAAATATTATTCCAAATTCAATTCTTAGTGAAGTAATGAGTGACATTGGGCGTAAGTTAGAGCCAATTGATTTCACCGACAGCGAAAGAAAATATGCAAAGAATTACATTGAAACTCTATCTAAACAAGAGCAAAAAAGTAATTTATTGACAATGAAAATGGTTGGCTTAAATGATTCAAAGATATTGCAGGAATTACAAAGTGAGTTATTTACACTATTCTTACCCTACGTGCCAACTAATAAGATAATGCCTGGATCAAGTGATGTTGGTGATGTTTCATGGATTGTACCAACCGTGCAATGTATAACAGCTTGTTATGCAAATGGCACACC
This Clostridium sp. 'deep sea' DNA region includes the following protein-coding sequences:
- a CDS encoding glycoside-pentoside-hexuronide (GPH):cation symporter — its product is MKNDQSMKKVTGFEIFRYGFGGFGVNLMYILVSSFIIYFLTDVAGVSVAMAGTMFLFSRVIDALFDPIIGALSDRTKSRWGRYRPFMMFGSIIGALIFILLFTVVNFDETGKNVYYFVVYCSWSIGYTLMVLPYQSIVSIVAKNKARRNLMVMSSKLLTVPAGLIAFNVFTIIGKMGGGAEAWQKLAIILSLLIVPSMWICASCARRFDTKEAAEKAMLKADGKKFSFKEQLKVVTTNKALLLLIIAFSTNNLADSSIKAVQSYFAKYVLGDMSFIAKVGNTGMMLSIVAMILVPLIAKKFAKKDIFIFGTVIHITYPIALLILNPATNLGLITILAILSSVGGMICNIAAFMMLPDCVDFGKKLTGLKSAGMVTSGFTFSLKASAAIGGTLASYALSIAGFKANVVQNSAVLTAIVLCIAIPAIGSDIASYFAMKKYPIDERTADFLE
- a CDS encoding C45 family autoproteolytic acyltransferase/hydolase, which produces MKYEWRESNKQPYLYVEATNQFELGVGLGQNLTKQITATQMVFEKMISNTKGTPAEKYLNREILSNMVGAYMQYVPEHDLEEIKGMHKGYVEATGESLTLDDFKFQSVMINVIYQFMSKMPPEMSLQGCTNFGVVNPDGTIVHGQNYDADGRMKAGNAFVHHKLKGEPEAFLYRTGADLGTATGKNEAGVCMTVSVLQSNQVAPIMKPRGVLVREAMRQNTARAAVDAMIDDKGQSPFSYNLVISDNTSIIATQAIPTEQRMTYVKNQIVQSNQYDYYDWIKYLKKPSYSKKRHLYSENLLNSIFSRYGKVTNEDLLEILRDKPIICRQAIDDGIGTTILFLTRESFGHGNASDSTIGKLPF
- a CDS encoding M20 family metallopeptidase, with the protein product MFKHLNDNKIKYAKMSDEIWDNPELKFNEHVSSQVLIKELEREGFSIVKGVGKMETAFVASYGSGHPYIGYLGEYDALDGLSQVENSTEEKKREHFRTGHGCGHHLLGVGSLAAAVALKEYMKEHNIVGTVKYYGCPGEEGGSGKAFMAREGVFDNLDVAITWHPGSVNSMFSVGTLSNIQCYFRFKGKSSHAAVSPHLGRSALDSVELMNVGVNYLREHIIPDARVHYAVTNSGGSSPNVVQAEAEVLYLIRAPKISQALDILERVKNIAKGAALMSETDVEVVFDKACSNIIPNSILSEVMSDIGRKLEPIDFTDSERKYAKNYIETLSKQEQKSNLLTMKMVGLNDSKILQELQSELFTLFLPYVPTNKIMPGSSDVGDVSWIVPTVQCITACYANGTPAHSWQMVAQGKASIAHKGMIRASEIMFKTGVELLSNPNLIIKAKEELETKLAGETYTCPIPNSVDPNI